GAGTGCAACTCATCATGCAGGACACTGGAACAGTCACAACTGAGAACCACCCAATTCATCTTCATGGCTATAGCTTCTATGTTGTTGGGTATGGCACTGGGAACTACAACCCGAAAACTGCAAACTTCAACTTGGTGGATCCACCTTACATGAACACAATTGGAGTCCCTGTGGGTGGATGGGCTGCTATACGTTTTGTTGCCGACAATCCTGGTAAGTGTTGTATTTCTATATTAATACTAATGGGTTAATGCTATTGTCAGTCGTGTGTGTGGGCACGTGAAGCTGTCATATTTGTTGATCTATTGGGAGAACAGATGTGCTAGCATCACATGTCCACACACAACTAACTCTAAGGAGGAAATGGCATCACCAAATTTATTAGtgacaaatttttattaattgcaGGGGTTTGGTTTATGCATTGTCACCTTGACGTACACCAGTCTTGGGGATTAGGCACAGTTCTTGTTGTGAAGAATGGAAAAGGAGACCTTGAGATCCTTCCTCACCCTCCTGCAGACTTGCCTCAGTGCTAGAGTGCCTTTGGATTTTGATAGCTGACATAGAAAGATTGTTGTAAGTTAAGTTGTAACCTTTTGTTTCCAGTCGAGGATTTTTTGGtccatttctttctttaaaactTGAAATTGGGGTGGGGTTGTAAACGAGAGcataatcaaatttaaaaggggattttattttttatgattttaatagaaaggcaatttttatttttcttcatttgtttGGAATCTCCTAACGTAACTATTCATGTTTTGTTGGTGTTCCTAACTTCCGGACTCAATTCTTCCTCAGTCTTGTTAAGCAAAATGTTTTTCTTGTCATCAACCTGCAAATATTCTTACCCAATATATGAGATAATTGCTCCATGCACTTCATTTaggctctttttttatttatttattttatatagatCTTTTTAATgtaatacaagtatcacagcAGCCAAACAGACGGGTCAAATGCATTCACTAGTTTTGTTGGCAACTTCTTTCTTCAGGTTAGAGGTAAGCTTCTAGTTGTATGAGCAGCCAAGCAGGAATCTAAGTTGTAATGTAATTATTAAAGATTAACTTCATACAATCATCAATATACAAATATATCTTCCTTTTTATATTGTCGACTTGACAGAATAATTCATTAGTAAACGACGACGTGCTTCATGTTCGCCTCTGGTTAAACCCTAGAGCGGAGGTTTAGGGGTTGACCCTTTCTGAAGTCCAGCACTTCTCTTCATTGGGACTTCCAGTGGATGCAAACGTTAGCCTCTGGTTACTCTTCAGGTTCAAGTAATCAACCTGTGAACATGATAAAACTCAAGAAAATTAAGCAGGGAAATTAAACACATTGTGAGATGAATCATGAATGTAAGACTAGAGAAGCAAACCTGTTGCGGGTCTAGAACAAGAACACAAAATGCACCAACCGGGCCTGTAGAAGGATCTACGGAGACTTCCTTGGGTGGTTCTTCACTTAGATTGGGAAGACCTGGCTGGGGCCCCAAATACTGCAGTCTTGATTTAAGAGAACTGGAAGCCCACGATTTGTCTCTTTGCTGCAGCAGGCAATTTGAGAGGAGAACATTACAGCATGAATAATAGCAAAATAGATGCTGTATTACATTTTTTAAACATCCACTTGAGGTCAAAGATCATGGCAAGGTTACTTCAATTcgttaaatatttaattaattatgtttcCAAACTATCTGATCTCCAACAGCACTCAATCTTCTAATATATACACCTTCCATCCCCGCATCTCAGGAACATGTTCAACTGTGACATCTCTTTTTGACAAACATTGTTCATCCTTGCTATGCAAGGGAGTCAACAAAGTGGCACCATGCCAAAAATCATCTCACTCCAGCACCATGCTTAGCCCAATTTTACTGTCTTTGGCCTAGAACATGTCCCTCTCTAGAAGTTACATGATAAATCATTATCCAAAGTCCAGTGGAAATCTTACAAGCAAACACCAATGCATCATGTTAGCACTATGGTAGGCCCTTGATTATATCTTCTTTCCTCTGTTGGGAGAGAAGATTATGTGGTGTGTTTCAAACTGGATTTAGAAGTTTCTATCCATAGACAACTGAATTTAgaaaatttatgtttaacaCCGAGTCTATGCAATGGCAATTTAGAACTGCTAAAATCTACCCCTGATACTATCTATTTGTCAACCGAGTATCAAAAGAATTATCAATTTCGAACTGTTAAAGCCTTTTTCCAGTCTTGATCTTTGATTCCTTCAACAACATTTTGGTCATAATTACCATTTCATCCAGAAACTTATCTCAAACATACAATCGAACATGGAAACTAGGACTTCCGAATCCGAAGTACCATTTACATTCTAGTATCTGCTGACTCAAAATTTAGATTTAGCAGTTGCTGCAACAAATTCCAACATATTTAAAGTATGAATTCAGATTATGATACATGCATTTTCCTTTCCCTCTATTATAGAAAGGGTCCTGACCTCACCTGAAGTTTTATGGGGTCGGGATTTGATCCATCAATAATATCAACTGTTCCATTGATCCGAAATTGCTCCCAAGAGTCAGTAAAGTACCAACATATCTAGAACATGGAAAATTAAGTCTaagaacaaaagaataaaaaaaggggGCAGAAAACTATTATCATCAAACTCGAAAAGAACCTTTAATTCTAGTGCAAATAGATACAAAGCAGATAGTTTCTTAACAAATTCAGGAAATGTACCCAAAGATAAATTACCTCAGCAAAAGGGCAATGCTTAAGCTCCTCAATCTGCAAAAATTTATGAGGAATGTCAATTTCATCAACACACACATCATATCAGCTGAGCtgaaaacaacaaattaaaactgTAAACTAAACACAAATACAGAATGGGTCGAACAAGAATGACCTTACGACTTCTGCCATCAGTATTGATTTGAATCTTATCACTATCCTCTTGAAATCCCCTGAGGGTACCAACAAAGTCATcaactttaatttcttttagagagagagagagagagatcattACCTGAAAACAACAGTACGATTTGAAGGTCTCCCATTACAAGCAATCGTTGCCTACAATTCCCAATCAACCATCAAAGATTCAAACTTTACCAAACCAAAAGATTGAttactagagagagagagagagagagagagagagaggcgtaCAAGCTGAATGTAGGAAGAGTGCCTGAGGTGGGCATTGGATTCCATTGCGTTGAGAAGGAGCTGCTTCCATGGCGCTGGTGCTGTTACTGCTCCCATTGCTCTGCTAATCTCTGCTTCTTCGTGTTCCTCGATTTGTTGATTTTCAGGTTCTGAACATTTTTCGTCTCGCCACGATAACCAGCGGTTTCTGATcgacttttttgtttttccaaaccCCAAAAGCGCGAGGCAGAATCGTGTGTTCGGTGCCGGTGCGGGCTAGCATGAACGACAGACTATTTGATGTCGTTGGTTTTTGTTACCAAGAATATTTACCAGAACATAAATGGGGTCCTTAATTCGAGAGAGAAATTCTATAACAAAGGTGGTGTAGGCTAGCTAAATTCCAATCTCATGTCTCAGTAATATAAGTGAGTTCTTCCCAATAAAATTGAGGACAAACTACATAAAACTTCCTAACTTATAAAGTAATTTATAAGTTCATACTCAATTTTAAAGACATTTACCGGTATATAATTAACGTTACAGAAGCCCTATAATTTATCCTCTCTGTTAACCAAATTGTTAATGACTAACGTgtcaaaaatgaaattatttttttaatgatgtGGACTTCACTGTGaaccaaaaattaattaaaatttttaaaatcaaatatttataaaaatctgaaTATTCTATTAaaggaataaaaataaaaatgcaataataaaaaaatcttcaaCAGCCTCCCCGAAACCCAAACCCAACATCCACGCCTCCCCCAACCACCAACCATGGAGCTGCTCCTTGCCAATTCAGACTCCGACGTTGACGTCGCATACCATTGGGACAAGGGGTCTTCAACTTCCAGGCCCAAGGGCTCGCGCCGTCCACAACCACCGAAATTTCGCCGACGAGGAAGCTGGAAAATCTCCAGCCGCTGCCATCCTCGAAAATATCCAGGAGTTGCCATTCACTCGATGCCAGAAGCCGATGACGAAGCACAAGAGGAAATGGAGGTCGCGACCAAGCTCGATCAAGGACTTTCCCGATGTTTTCTtgtgaaaattcaaaacagaaaAGTGCCTGATAAGACAAGTTATCTACAATTAGTGGAGAATTTCTTCGATGAAATTAAACCCATATGCTAGATTGTGGAAAATTGCCATGGAAAAGTAGGTGAACCCTTTGCTGTAGATTCCGAAATAGCTCCTAGACTAGTTCCCTACCAACCAAAGATATGTTTCCGCTGTTCGAGAATTATTCTCTTTCTAGGCAAAGTTGATTGTGATATGTTTTCGCTGTCTGAGAATTATTCACTTTTCTGTGCCGGAAGCCGATGACGAAGCACTGGAGAAAATGGAGGTCGCGACCAAGGTCAATCGAGGACTTTCCCGATGTTTTCTtgtgaaaattcaaaacagaaaAGTGCCTGATAAGACAAGTTATCTGCAATTAGTGGAGAATTTCTTCAATGAAATTAAACCCATATGCTAGATTGTGGAAAATTGCCATGGAAAAGTAGGTGAACCCTCTGCTGTAGATTTCAAAATTGCTCCTAGACTAGTTCCCTACCAACCAAAGATATGTTTCCGATGTTTGAGAATTATTCTCATTCTAGGCAAAGTTGATTGTGCGATGGTGGTTTAATTTTGAGGTATTGGAGTCTCatgagaaggagagagaaagagagttgGGTTTGGGGGTCGGCGACGGGAGTGGGGTGGCTGAGAGGTGGGGTTGAGTCGGGAAGGAGAGAGGGTTGGCTATGTAGGAGAAGagagatgagttttttttttttttttttttctcattttttttaattttaatattatttaaaattatttttaacatgtacataattttttatttatttatgtgtcCACCTGTAAGTCCACgtcattaaaaaatagaattcaCATTCACCACATCAGCATTTAACATATTCACTAAAAATATGGCTAACGGATGGGCAAATTGTAGGGTTTCCATGAAGTTGATTACGTACTGATAAACGTCCCTAAAATCGGGTATGAACTTTTAAATGACTCTATATGTTGGGAGATTTTATATAGTTTGT
Above is a window of Prunus persica cultivar Lovell chromosome G2, Prunus_persica_NCBIv2, whole genome shotgun sequence DNA encoding:
- the LOC18787248 gene encoding pyridoxine/pyridoxamine 5'-phosphate oxidase 2 isoform X1, producing MGAVTAPAPWKQLLLNAMESNAHLRHSSYIQLATIACNGRPSNRTVVFRGFQEDSDKIQINTDGRSRKIEELKHCPFAEICWYFTDSWEQFRINGTVDIIDGSNPDPIKLQQRDKSWASSSLKSRLQYLGPQPGLPNLSEEPPKEVSVDPSTGPVGAFCVLVLDPQQVDYLNLKSNQRLTFASTGSPNEEKCWTSERVNP
- the LOC18787248 gene encoding pyridoxine/pyridoxamine 5'-phosphate oxidase 2 isoform X2, giving the protein MGAVTAPAPWKQLLLNAMESNAHLRHSSYIQLATIACNGRPSNRTVVFRSRKIEELKHCPFAEICWYFTDSWEQFRINGTVDIIDGSNPDPIKLQQRDKSWASSSLKSRLQYLGPQPGLPNLSEEPPKEVSVDPSTGPVGAFCVLVLDPQQVDYLNLKSNQRLTFASTGSPNEEKCWTSERVNP